The Triticum aestivum cultivar Chinese Spring chromosome 7B, IWGSC CS RefSeq v2.1, whole genome shotgun sequence genome window below encodes:
- the LOC123162205 gene encoding anthocyanin 5-aromatic acyltransferase: MPTVKIVEFGSVASPPVDLLLRLSALEAPWIVLPVIQRVFLFDDAGGQHPPFASLVGSLRASLAATLARLPPLAGRIVFLPSTGDAAIDCSASEGSGVRFIVAESDEADAGRLAGDADHDVDAFKAFVPKLKVDSLPAEVLAVQVTRLKGGVAVGVAMHHAVVDGRSVWRFFQAWAAACRGDDAAAEAVVAGLTFDRAVIALPGARSTLRKYAPNLPLDINLFPSAQINLPRRTFTVTSQQIHRLKQCVSGHTTPAQAGSTPAPSSFVAVVALAWVSFVRAKHPAVISADHDVYVFFFIDCRGRRGIDPPVSENYFGTCITGCLAKATARDLLAVEGFAAATAAVQREVRRAAEDPLALWDWMDLLSWMPMDRLVNISGSPRYPAYEVADFGWGAPSRTELITMNNCGQVVLVAARAGGGSVQASVCMHPDHMDAFKSHFLNSLSG; the protein is encoded by the exons ATGCCGACGGTCAAGATCGTCGAATTCGGCAGCGTCGCCTCGCCGCCGGTGGACTTGTTACTCAGGCTGTCCGCGCTGGAAGCACCGTGGATCGTGCTCCCGGTAATCCAGCGCGTGTTCCTCTTCGACGACGCCGGCGGCCAGCACCCGCCATTCGCATCTCTCGTCGGCTCCCTCCGCGCGTCACTAGCGGCCACGCTCGCGCGGCTTCCCCCGCTCGCCGGCAGGATCGTCTTCCTGCCGTCCACCGGCGACGCCGCAATCGACTGCTCCGCCTCGGAGGGAAGCGGCGTGCGGTTCATCGTCGCGGAGAGCGACGAGGCGGACGCAGGGCGGCTCGCCGGGGACGCGGACCACGACGTGGACGCGTTCAAGGCGTTCGTACCGAAGCTCAAGGTCGACTCGCTCCCCGCGGAGGTGCTGGCTGTGCAGGTCACACGGCTGAAGGGTGGGGTAGCGGTCGGCGTGGCGATGCACCACGCAGTGGTCGACGGCCGGTCGGTGTGGAGGTTCTTCCAGGCTTGGGCGGCGGCCTGCCGCGGGGACGACGCTGCCGCAGAGGCGGTTGTGGCCGGCCTGACGTTCGACCGCGCGGTGATCGCGCTCCCCGGCGCGAGGAGCACGCTGCGTAAGTACGCGCCCAATCTGCCGCTG GACATCAACCTGTTTCCGAGCGCCCAAATTAATCTCCCTCGCCGGACGTTCACCGTCACCTCGCAGCAGATTCACCGCCTGAAGCAATGCGTTTCCGGCCACACTACCCCCGCGCAGGCCGGTTCCACGCCTGCGCCGTCCAGCTTCGTGGCCGTCGTGGCGCTCGCCTGGGTGTCCTTCGTCCGGGCTAAGCACCCGGCCGTCATCTCCGCCGACCACGACGTCTACGTCTTCTTCTTCATCGACTGCCGCGGGCGGCGCGGCATCGACCCGCCCGTGAGCGAGAACTACTTCGGGACGTGCATCACCGGGTGCCTCGCCAAGGCCACGGCGCGAGACCTCCTCGCCGTAGAGGGCTTCGCAGCCGCCACGGCGGCGGTGCAGCGGGAGGTCCGCCGAGCGGCCGAGGACCCGCTCGCCCTTTGGGACTGGATGGACCTGCTGTCGTGGATGCCGATGGACCGGTTGGTGAACATCTCCGGGTCGCCTCGGTACCCGGCGTACGAGGTGGCCGACTTCGGGTGGGGCGCCCCGAGTAGGACGGAGCTGATCACCATGAACAACTGCGGGCAGGTGGTACTCGTGGCCGCCAGGGCCGGCGGCGGCAGCGTGCAGGCATCCGTGTGCATGCACCCGGATCACATGGACGCGTTCAAGTCGCACTTTCTTAATTCCTTATCAGGTTGA